The following proteins come from a genomic window of Lycium ferocissimum isolate CSIRO_LF1 chromosome 4, AGI_CSIRO_Lferr_CH_V1, whole genome shotgun sequence:
- the LOC132052348 gene encoding uncharacterized protein LOC132052348, translated as MESDPEDTGAPETHPNKRVKTLAINSPESTSSDKGKSKLELSDSDSGSGSESDCCGICLTETGHGTTIIRGFIDCCDHYFCFVCIIEWSKVESKCPMCKRRFSTIRRPIKLPVFPAERVVNVPVRDQVCHHFGNVTTGPRDLYAEVQCNICHSTADDSLLLLCDLCDIAYHTYCVGLGATVPEGDWFCADCSLLKAEQAQNETKTDYYTQTSFSDHHSAESARPVSVYDIVRESSVDGVEGAPTGSLVASGRQNTSQRSSIRLGSVGQNGVAGRATMFNARTLGHCRNVHDRIRTLREHWNGFRSGSLTFPSRKTSSASIAKLKPVRSSCSGERPLVSCSSQPMTSQSSNQNRQDSKGSIEVEKAWKMLDMAKAIERNSDRNKCSGQASKHTVKKNTSCKEAGESSSRSISVKIEQHRPSHSESHVCKLDTKLKGASGVYKGSSTACGPLYSELVSSKESQTSLQSDVCHANNRLPQENKSCAGGPTHLISSIRSASSATIVDKGICCSSDSIVNPPQEKLKIEKSGIKRRVAVECDAKTEIQSLVKLNLKILCKDKKLEVDTFKQVARLATHSILAACGLEHKTSGISSVPECVCVHGEEVKELKRSTLMPKSCRECFFLFVKNVVNTIMLDNS; from the exons ATGGAGTCCGACCCGGAAGATACCGGAGCTCCAGAAACCCATCCAAACAAACGGGTCAAAACCCTAGCCATAAATTCACCCGAATCCACCTCATCCGACAAAGGCAAATCAAAGCTCGAACTTTCTGATTCGGATTCGGGTTCGGGTTCGGAATCGGATTGTTGTGGAATTTGTTTGACTGAAACTGGACATGGAACCACAATTATACGAGGTTTTATCGATTGTTGCGACCATTACTTCTGTTTTGTGTGTATCATTGAGTGGTCTAAGGTTGAGTCCAAATGTCCTATGTGTAAACGCCGTTTCTCCACCATCCGTCGCCCGATAAAACTTCCCGTTTTTCCTGCCGAACGTGTTGTTAATGTTCCTGTTCGCGATCAG GTTTGTCATCACTTTGGAAATGTAACAACTGGACCGCGGGATCTCTACGCGGAAGTGCAATGTAACATTTGCCACAGCACAGCCGATGACAGTCTCCTGCTGCTGTGCGACCTTTGTGACATTGCTTATCATACTTACTGTGTTGGCCTTGGTGCTACTGTTCCTGAGGGTGATTGGTTTTGTGCAGACTGCTCACTTCTGAAGGCTGAACAGGCCCAGAATGAGACAAAAACTGATTACTATACTCAAACTAGTTTCAGTGATCACCACTCAGCAGAATCAGCAAGACCTGTATCTGTATATGATATTGTACGAGAGTCTTCTGTTGATGGTGTTGAGGGCGCTCCAACTGGCTCTTTGGTTGCGTCTGGAAGGCAAAATACTTCTCAAAGAAGCTCAATTAGGTTGGGTTCGGTAGGACAGAATGGTGTTGCAGGACGTGCCACTATGTTCAATGCCAGAACCCTAGGGCATTGCCGTAATGTCCATGATAGGATTCGCACATTACGTGAACATTGGAATGGTTTTCGAAGTGGATCCTTGACGTTTCCTTCTAGAAAAACGAGTAGTGCTAGTATTGCTAAACTAAAACCTGTGCGTAGCAGCTGTTCTGGTGAACGGCCTTTAGTTTCTTGCTCGAGTCAACCAATGACTTCTCAGTCTTCCAATCAAAATAGACAGGACAGTAAAGGATCAATAGAGGTGGAGAAGGCATGGAAAATGTTGGATATGGCTAAGGCAATTGAACGAAATAGTGACAGGAATAAATGTTCCGGTCAGGCCTCAAAACACACAGTTAAGAAGAATACTAGCTGCAAAGAAGCTGGTGAATCAAGCTCAAGGTCTATCTCAGTAAAGATTGAACAGCATCGGCCTAGTCATTCCGAGAGTCATGTTTGTAAGTTGGACACGAAATTAAAAGGTGCCTCAGGTGTATATAAAGGTTCTTCAACCGCATGCGGACCATTGTATAGTGAACTTGTATCTTCGAAGGAGTCTCAGACTTCACTTCAGTCAGATGTCTGTCATGCGAACAATAGACTACCACAGGAGAATAAGTCGTGTGCTGGTGGTCCCACACACTTGATTTCTTCTATCAGGTCGGCATCAAGTGCTACTATTGTAGACAAAGGAATCTGTTGTTCCTCCGATAGCATTGTGAATCCTCCTCAGGAGAAACTCAAGATCGAAAAGAGTGGCATTAAGAGAAGAGTTGCGGTGGAATGTGATGCCAAGACTGAAATCCAATCTCTTGTGAAGCTCAACCTGAAAATCCTGTGCAAAGATAAAAAGCTCG AAGTTGACACATTTAAGCAAGTTGCCAGACTAGCCACTCACTCCATCTTAGCAGCTTGTGGTCTGGAGCACAAAACATCTGGCATTTCTTCCGTTCCAGAATGTGTGTGCGTCCATGGAGAGGAAGTTAAGGAACTCAAGagatccactctaatgcctaaATCGTGCCGAGaatgtttctttttgtttgtaaAGAATGTGGTGAATACTATAATGCTAGACAACAGCTGA